The genomic region CTTGCGAACAGCTATCACGGCGAGACCATCGGCGCGCTCGGCGTGACGGACGTCGCGCTCTTCAAGGACGCTTACGATCCGCTGATTCGCCACGCGCATGTGGTCGCGTCGCCGGCCGCGTCGGGCGTCGATGAAGCCGTCGCCGCGATGCGCGCGCTCTTCGAGCAACGCGCGGCGCAGCTTGCCGCGGTGATCGTCGAGCCGCTCGTGCAGTGCGCGGCGGGCATGGCGATGTACGACGCGTCGTATCTCGCGCGCCTGCGCGCGCTCTGCGACGAGTTCGGCGTGCATCTGATCGCCGACGAAATCGCGGTCGGCTGCGGGCGCACCGGCACCTTCTTCGCGTGCGAACAGGCGGACGTGTGGCCGGATCTCCTGTGTCTTTCGAAAGGCATCAGCGGCGGATATTTGCCGCTTTCCATCGTGCTTTCGCGCGATGACATCTACGCCGCCTTCTACGACGACGACATCGCGCGCGGCTTTCTGCATTCGCATTCGTACACGGGCAATCCGCTCGCGTGCCGCGCCGCGCTCGCCACGCTCGACCTTTTCGAAAGCGCGAACGTGCTCGCCGAAAACCGCCGCAAGTCCGCGTTGCTGCGCGAAGCCTTGCAGCCGCTTTTCGCACATGAACGCGTGCGCAATCCGCGCGAGCGCGGCACGATCTTCGCGTTCGATGTGGACATTCAGGACCGCACGTTCTCGCGCCGCTTTTTCGCGAACGCGTTGCAGCGCGAACTGCTGATGCGTCCCATCGGCGCGACGGTCTACATGATGCCGCCGTACATCCTCACCGACGACGAACTCATGCTGCTCGCGCAACGCACGCGCGAAACGCTCGACGCCACGCTTGCGGAGCGCGTCGCATGAACGGGACAACGCAGGCGCTTTTCGACACGCTGAATCAGGGCTTGGCCGATATCGACGCACGCGGCTTGCGCCGTCGCCGCAGAATCATCGACGGCGCGAATTCCGCGCACATGACGGTCGATGGCCGCGAGCTCGTCGGCTTCGCGAGCAACGACTATCTCGGACTCGCCGCGCACGAAGCGATCCGCGCGGCGCTGGCCGAAGGCGCGTCGCTGTACGGCGCGGGCAGCGGCGGCTCGCACTTGCTGGGCGGCCATTCGCGCGCGCACGCGCAAGTCGAGGACGACCTCGCCGCGTTCGCGGGCGGCTTCGTCGACGATGCGCGCGCGCTCTACTTCAGCACCGGCTACATGGCGAATCTCGCCGTGCTGTCGACGCTTGCCGGGCGCGGCACGCTCGTGTTTTCGGACGCGCTGAATCATGCGTCGCTGATCGACGGCGTGCGGCTTTCGCGCGCGCAGACGCAGATTTATCCGCACGCGGACATGACCGCGCTCGACGCCATGCTCGACGCATCGCGCGATGAAACCGCGACGAAGCTCATCGTCACCGACACCGTGTTCAGCATGGACGGCGACATCGCGCCGCTCGCGCGCCTCGTCGAACTGGCGGAAGAGTACGGCGCGTGGCTCGTCGTCGACGACGCGCACGGCTTCGGCGTGCTCGGCCCGCAAGGACGCGGCGCGCTCGCGCACCTGGCGCTGCGCTCGCCGCATCTCGTCTATGTCGGCACGCTCGGCAAGGCGGCGGGCGTCGCGGGCGCGTTCGTCGCGGCGCACGCGAGCGTCATCGAATGGCTCGTGCAGCGCGCGCGGCCCTATGTCTTCACGACGGCCTCGCCGCCTGCGGTCGCGCATGCGGTGTCCGCGAGCCTGAAGATCATCGCGAGCGACGAAGGCGATGCGCGCCGCGCGCATCTCGGCTCGCTCATCGCCACCACGCGCGCGATGTTGAAACGCACGCGCTGGCTTCCGGTCGATTCGGAGACCGCCGTGCAGCCGCTCGTCATCGGCGGCAACGATGAAACGCTGCAAATCGCCGCCGCCCTCGACAAGCACGGTCTCTGGGTGCCCGCGATTCGCCCGCCGACGGTTCCGCAAGGCACCTCGCGTTTGCGCATTTCGCTTTCCGCCGCGCATAACGAGGACGATCTCGCGCGGCTCGATCATGCTCTGAACACGCTATGACCGCTCTATCCTTTTTCGTTGCCGGCACCGATACGGAGATCGGCAAGACCTTCGTTTCGTGCGCGCTGCTTCACGGCTTCGCGCGCGCGAACCTCCGCGCCGCCGCGATGAAGCCGATCGCCTCGGGCGCGGCCGTCCGCGATGGCGCGCTTCACAACGAAGACGCCGATCAGCTCGACGCCGCCGCCAACGTCGCGCTGCCGCCCGAGATTCGCACGCCGTTCATGATGCGCGAGCCGATCGCGCCGCACATCGCGGCGGCGCGCGAAGGCATCGCGCTCGATATCGGGCGCATCGTGGACGCGCATCGCGTGGCATCGACGCGCGCGGATATCGTCGTGGTGGAAGGCGTCGGCGGCTTTCGCGTGCCGCTCGACGACGCGCACGACACCGCCGATCTCGCCGTCGCGCTCGGCTTGCCGGTAGTGCTCGTCGTCGGCGTGCGGCTCGGCTGCATCAGCCATGCGCTTCTGACCGTCGAAGCGATTGCATCGCGCGGGCTGCGGCTCGCGGGCTGGGTCGCCAATCGCGTCGATCCGGACATGCTCTATCCCGACGAGAACATCGCGACGCTCACGAAACGCATCGACGCGCCGCTTCTCGGCGTCATTCCTCATCTCGCACATCGCGATGCAGCGCGCGCCGCCGATCATCTCGACGCGCGCCTTCTGCTCGACACGCTTCATCTCAAGGACTGAACTCACATGACGCAGACCATCACTGCGGAAACCACGCAATCCATTCACGCTCATGCACAGACGCCCGCGCGCTGGCGTGTCGCGGATGTCGTCGCGCTCTACGAACTGCCGTTCAACGATCTGCTTTATCGCGCGCAGACGGTGCATCGCGAACACTTCGATCCGAACGCGGTGCAGCTTTCCACGCTGCTCTCGATCAAGACCGGCGGCTGCGAGGAAGACTGCGCGTATTGCCCGCAGTCCGTGCATCACGAAACAGGCGTGAAGGCCGACAAGCTGATGGAAGTCGATGCCGTGCTGAAGGCCGCCGAAACCGCGAAGGCCAACGGCGCGACGCGCTTTTGCATGGGCGCGGCGTGGCGCAATCCGAAGGATCGCCATCTCGAGCCGATCAAGGACATGATTCGCGGCGTGAAGGCGATGGGCCTCGAAACCTGCGTGACGCTCGGCATGCTGGAGGCGCATCAGGCGCAATCCCTGCGCGATGCCGGCCTCGATTACTACAACCATAACCTCGACACGTCGCCCGAGTTCTACGGCCAGATCATCTCGACGCGCACGTATCAGGATCGGCTCGACACGCTCGAACATGTGCGCGACGCGGGCATCAACGTGTGCTGCGGCGGGATCGTGGGCATGGGCGAATCGCGGCGCGAGCGCGCGGGGCTGATCTCGCAGCTCGCGAACATGGAGCCGTATCCGGAGTCGGTGCCGATCAACAATCTCGTGCAGGTCGCGGGCACGCCGCTCACCGGCACCGAGGCGCTCGATCCGTTCGAGTTCGTCCGCACGATCGCGGTCGCGCGCATCACGATGCCGAAGGCGATGGTGCGTCTTTCGGCAGGCCGCGAACAGATGGACGAGGCGTTGCAGGCGCTGTGCTTCGCGGCGGGCGCGAACTCGATCTTCTACGGCGACCAGTTGCTCACGACGAGCAATCCGCAAGCGGAAGCGGATCGCAAACTGATCGAGCGGCTCGGCATGCGCGCGGAAGCGGCGCAGGACACGGCTAAACGCGAAGCGGCTTGCGGCTGCGGGAATTAATCGCACGCTGAGGAGGCTCGCGCGCGCGAGCCTCGTCGCGGATCGCTTACTTGCGCTCCGCGATCACCTGATCGAACGTTCCGCCATCGGCGAAATGCGTCTGCTGCGCTTTCTGCCAGTTGCCGAACACCTGTTCCACCGTGAACGTCTTCAAAGGCTTGAACTCGCTCGCGTGCTTCGCGAGCACGTCCGCGTTGCGCGGGCGCAAGTGATGCTGCGCGATGATCTCCTGCGCCGCTGGTCCATAGAGAAAGTCGAGATACGCCTGCGCCTGCTTGCGCGTGCCGCGCTTGTCGACCACTTTGTCGACGATCGAGACCGGCGGCTCCGCGAGCAGGCTCGATGACGGATACACCGCGTCGAAATCCTTCGCGCCCGCGCCGGCTTCGATCAGGCCGACTTCGTTCTCGAACGTGACGAGCACGTCGCCGATTCCGCGCTGCGTGAACGTCGTCGTCGCGCCGCGCCCGCCCGTGTCGAGCACCGGCACGTTCGCGAAGATCGCTTTCTCGAAGTCCTGCGCCTGCGCATCGGTCGCGCCCTGCTGCTTCTTGTAGCCCCACGCGGCGAGATACGTGTAGCGCCCATTGCCCGATGTCTTCGGGTTCGCGATGATCGCCTGCACGCCGGGCCGCGCGAGATCGCTCCAGTCGTTGATGTGCTTCGGGTTGCCGTGGCGCACGAGAAAGACCATCGTCGTGGTGTACGGCGCGCTGCCGTTCGGCAGGCGCGTGCGCCAGTTCGCGGGCACGAGCTGGCCGCGTTGCGCGAGAAGGTCGATGTCGTTCGGCTGATTCATCGTGACGACATCGGCCTGAAGTCCCTGCATCACCGATAACGCCTGCGCGCTCGATGCCCCATGCGACTGCCGCACCGACACGGTTTCGCCGGTGCGCTTCTTGTAGTCGGAGACGAACGCTGCATCGATGTCCTTGTACAGCTCGCGCGTGACGTCATAGGAGACGTTGAGCAGGGTCGTGTCCGCATGGGCCGCGCCCGCCGTCATGTTCAACGCCGCGCACGCGGCGAGCGCGAGCTTCTTGTATGCCGCCATGTTGTTCCTCGAAAAAGCGGTTGCGATAAAAACGCGAAAGGCCGCGCGAAGGCGGCCATTGCATGTCATTCACGCGCCCGACGCGCGCGGTGCGATTCAGCCATACGCATGTTCGCGCAGGAACGCGTCTTCCGTGTCGCGCGCGGGCGCTGCGGGCGCTGCATGGTGCGAGAGCGTGTCGACGAGATACTTCGCATGCGGCCACGGTCCGAAGCCCGCAGCCGTGTTGATGTGCCCGGCATCGCCGAAATTCACGAACGCGCTGCCCAGACGCTGCGCGAGATCGCGTGCCTGATGCGCGGGCATCCACGGATCGGTCTCGCTGCCGACGAGAATCGACGGTACGCGAAGACGCGCCGGCTCCAAACGTCCCGCGAGGCGAAACTTGTCCGGGCTTGCAGGCGCGACGAACAGCACGCCGACCACTTGCTTGAGCATGCGTGCGTGGGTGCCCGTGCCCGTGCTTGCGTTCGCCTGCGCGCGCAGGAGCGCATGCGCGGCCGCGAAACAGCCGAAGCTATGCGCCGCGAGCACGACGGGCCGGCGCAGCGCATCGAGCCGTGCGCTCACCGCGCTCGCCCACGTGTCAAGATCCGGCGCGTCCCAGTCGGCCTGTTCGACGCGCGACGACTCCGTGTATTGCCGCTCGAGCCAGCTTTGCCAATGCGCGCCTTCGCTGCCGTGCAGCCCCGGCACGGTGACGAGCACAGGCCTGCCCGATGGATAGTCGATGTCGTTCATGCATGCCTCGCGCCGCGTTGGATTCATGCGCCATTCTCGCGTGATGCGCGCCGCGCGCGAACGATTCAATCGTCATTTCGATATGCGCGCCCGCGTCATGCTCACCGTAGAATGTGGCGATATGCCCGCACCATCCTCACCGGAGGCCGTATGTCCGATCTGCCCGACGAATCCGCCGACCGCTTCCAGCACGCGGATCATTCCAGAACGCAGCGCACGCTGCAGCCGTTTCATCTCGCGTTTCCCGTCACGAGCCTCGAGTTCGCCCGCGCCTTTTACGGCGAACTGCTCGGCTGTCCGGAAGGCCGCAGTTCGCCCGACTGGGTCGATTTCGACTTCTTCGGCCATCAGCTCGTCGCGCATCTGTCGCCGGACGAGGCGCGTCCCGCCGCGAAGAACGACGTGGACGGCGACGCCGTTCCCGTGCGTCACTTCGGCGTCGTGCTTTCCATGAGCGACTGGCACGCGCTCGCCGAGCGTCTGCAGGGCGTCGGCACGAAGTTCATCATCGAGCCGCATGTGCGCTTCAAGGGCGAAGTCGGCGAGCAGGCCACCATGTTCTTCCTCGATCCATGCGGCAACGCGCTGGAATTCAAGGCGTTCAACGACATCGGCCAGCTCTTCGCCAAATGAGCCGCATGAAGATCATCTTCTACGAGAAGAACACGGACACCGGCGCGTGGCTGCGCAATTTCGCGCGCGAGCTGCCGGAAGCCGACGTGCGCGTCTGGGAACCGGGCGACACCGCGCCCGCCGATTACGCCGTCGTCTGGCGCGCGCCGCGCGAGTTGTTCGCGCATCGCCCGGATCTGAAGGCCGTGTTCAATCTCGGCGCGGGCGTCGATGCGATTCTCGATGCCGAACGCAAGGAGCCGGGCACGCTGCCGCGAAACGCGATGCTCGTGCGCCTCGAAGACAGCGGCATGGCGCGGCAGATGGTCGAATACGCGAGCTATGCGGTGCTGCGCTACATGCGCCGCCTCGACGAATATGAAGCGCTGCAACGCGAAGGCCGCTGGGAAAAGCTGACGCAGCACGCGCGCCGGGATTTCACGGTAGGCGTGCTGGGTCTCGGCGTGCTGGGCGGCGAAGTGGCGCGCGGCCTGCTTGCGCTCGGCGTGCCGGTGCGCGGGTTCAGCCGCACGCCGAAGACGATCGAAGGCGTCGACGTGTACGCGGGTCCGGAACGTTTCGATGCGTTCCTCGATGGCGCGAAAATGCTCATCAACCTGCTGCCGCATACGCCGGACACCGAAGGCGTGCTGAACGCGCGCACATTCGGCAGGCTTGCGCACGGCGCGTATCTGGTGAACGTCGCGCGCGGCGCGCATCTCGTCGATGACGATCTCATCGCGGCGCTCGATAGCGGACAGCTCGCCGCCGCGATGCTCGACGTGTTCCACACCGAGCCGCTGCCGCAGGCGCATCCGTTCTGGCAGCATCCGCGCGTCAGCGTGACGCCGCACGTTTCCGCCGAAACGCTGCGCGAAGAGAGCGTCGTGCAGATCGCCGCGAAGATCAGGGCGCTCGCGCGCGGCGAAGCCATCAGCGGCATCGTGGATATCGCGCGCGGTTACTGAACGCATCACCGAGACAAGGAGACACCATGCTTCCCGCCAAAGTGAAAATCGTCGAGGTCGCGCCCCGCGACGGCCTGCAGAACGAGAAGGAATTCGTCCCCACCGAAGTCAAGATCGAGCTCGTGAACCGGCTCGCGCGCGCGGGCATCGTCAATGTGGAATCGACGTCGTTCGTATCGGCGAAATGGGTGCCGCAAATGGCCGACGCCGCCGCGCTGATGGCGGGCATCGAGCGCCGGCCGGGAACGCTCTACTCGGTGCTCACGCCGAACATGCGCGGCTTCGAAGGCGCGCTCGAAGCGAAGGCCGACGAGATCGTGATCTTCGGCGCGGCGAGCGAGGCGTTCTCGCAGAAGAACATCAATTGCAGCATCGCGGAGAGCGTCGCCCGTTTCGAGCCGGTCGCCCGCGCCGCGAAGGACGCGGGCATGCGTCTGCGCGGCAGCATCTCGTGCGCGCTCGGCTGCCCGTATCAGGGCGACGTGAGCGTGGCCTCCGTCGTGGATGTCGTCGAGCGCATGAAGGCACTCGGCTGCGACGAAATCGACATCGCCGATACGATCGGCGTCGCCACGCCCGCACGCACGCGCGAAGTGGTCGCGGCGGCGTCGAAGGTGTTTCCGCGCGAGCGTCTTTCGGGCCACTTCCACGATACCTACGGGCAAGCCATCGGCAACATCTATGGCGCGCTGCTGGAAGGCATCGAGATTTTTCACGCGTCGGTGGCAGGGCTCGGCGGCTGTCCGTATGCGAAAGGTGCGACGGGCAACGTCGCGACCGAAGACGTCGTCTATCTGATGAACGGCCTCGGCATCGAGACCGGCGTCGATCTCGATCAGCTCGT from Caballeronia sp. Lep1P3 harbors:
- a CDS encoding adenosylmethionine--8-amino-7-oxononanoate transaminase, whose product is MNTEANQDWVARSLAAVWHPCTQMKHHERMPLVPIARGKGAWLYDPAGDRYLDAISSWWVNLFGHANPDINRALKDQLETLEHAMLAGCTHAPAVELAERLSALTHGTLGHAFFASDGASAVEIALKMSFHFWRNRGQDEKREFVCLANSYHGETIGALGVTDVALFKDAYDPLIRHAHVVASPAASGVDEAVAAMRALFEQRAAQLAAVIVEPLVQCAAGMAMYDASYLARLRALCDEFGVHLIADEIAVGCGRTGTFFACEQADVWPDLLCLSKGISGGYLPLSIVLSRDDIYAAFYDDDIARGFLHSHSYTGNPLACRAALATLDLFESANVLAENRRKSALLREALQPLFAHERVRNPRERGTIFAFDVDIQDRTFSRRFFANALQRELLMRPIGATVYMMPPYILTDDELMLLAQRTRETLDATLAERVA
- the bioF gene encoding 8-amino-7-oxononanoate synthase — protein: MNGTTQALFDTLNQGLADIDARGLRRRRRIIDGANSAHMTVDGRELVGFASNDYLGLAAHEAIRAALAEGASLYGAGSGGSHLLGGHSRAHAQVEDDLAAFAGGFVDDARALYFSTGYMANLAVLSTLAGRGTLVFSDALNHASLIDGVRLSRAQTQIYPHADMTALDAMLDASRDETATKLIVTDTVFSMDGDIAPLARLVELAEEYGAWLVVDDAHGFGVLGPQGRGALAHLALRSPHLVYVGTLGKAAGVAGAFVAAHASVIEWLVQRARPYVFTTASPPAVAHAVSASLKIIASDEGDARRAHLGSLIATTRAMLKRTRWLPVDSETAVQPLVIGGNDETLQIAAALDKHGLWVPAIRPPTVPQGTSRLRISLSAAHNEDDLARLDHALNTL
- a CDS encoding sulfate ABC transporter substrate-binding protein; protein product: MAAYKKLALAACAALNMTAGAAHADTTLLNVSYDVTRELYKDIDAAFVSDYKKRTGETVSVRQSHGASSAQALSVMQGLQADVVTMNQPNDIDLLAQRGQLVPANWRTRLPNGSAPYTTTMVFLVRHGNPKHINDWSDLARPGVQAIIANPKTSGNGRYTYLAAWGYKKQQGATDAQAQDFEKAIFANVPVLDTGGRGATTTFTQRGIGDVLVTFENEVGLIEAGAGAKDFDAVYPSSSLLAEPPVSIVDKVVDKRGTRKQAQAYLDFLYGPAAQEIIAQHHLRPRNADVLAKHASEFKPLKTFTVEQVFGNWQKAQQTHFADGGTFDQVIAERK
- the bioD gene encoding dethiobiotin synthase; amino-acid sequence: MTALSFFVAGTDTEIGKTFVSCALLHGFARANLRAAAMKPIASGAAVRDGALHNEDADQLDAAANVALPPEIRTPFMMREPIAPHIAAAREGIALDIGRIVDAHRVASTRADIVVVEGVGGFRVPLDDAHDTADLAVALGLPVVLVVGVRLGCISHALLTVEAIASRGLRLAGWVANRVDPDMLYPDENIATLTKRIDAPLLGVIPHLAHRDAARAADHLDARLLLDTLHLKD
- the bioB gene encoding biotin synthase BioB, producing MTQTITAETTQSIHAHAQTPARWRVADVVALYELPFNDLLYRAQTVHREHFDPNAVQLSTLLSIKTGGCEEDCAYCPQSVHHETGVKADKLMEVDAVLKAAETAKANGATRFCMGAAWRNPKDRHLEPIKDMIRGVKAMGLETCVTLGMLEAHQAQSLRDAGLDYYNHNLDTSPEFYGQIISTRTYQDRLDTLEHVRDAGINVCCGGIVGMGESRRERAGLISQLANMEPYPESVPINNLVQVAGTPLTGTEALDPFEFVRTIAVARITMPKAMVRLSAGREQMDEALQALCFAAGANSIFYGDQLLTTSNPQAEADRKLIERLGMRAEAAQDTAKREAACGCGN
- a CDS encoding hydroxymethylglutaryl-CoA lyase, which translates into the protein MLPAKVKIVEVAPRDGLQNEKEFVPTEVKIELVNRLARAGIVNVESTSFVSAKWVPQMADAAALMAGIERRPGTLYSVLTPNMRGFEGALEAKADEIVIFGAASEAFSQKNINCSIAESVARFEPVARAAKDAGMRLRGSISCALGCPYQGDVSVASVVDVVERMKALGCDEIDIADTIGVATPARTREVVAAASKVFPRERLSGHFHDTYGQAIGNIYGALLEGIEIFHASVAGLGGCPYAKGATGNVATEDVVYLMNGLGIETGVDLDQLVETGDFISRAIGKASASRAGRALLAKQRSGEACF
- a CDS encoding alpha/beta hydrolase, translated to MNDIDYPSGRPVLVTVPGLHGSEGAHWQSWLERQYTESSRVEQADWDAPDLDTWASAVSARLDALRRPVVLAAHSFGCFAAAHALLRAQANASTGTGTHARMLKQVVGVLFVAPASPDKFRLAGRLEPARLRVPSILVGSETDPWMPAHQARDLAQRLGSAFVNFGDAGHINTAAGFGPWPHAKYLVDTLSHHAAPAAPARDTEDAFLREHAYG
- a CDS encoding glyoxylate/hydroxypyruvate reductase A, which gives rise to MKIIFYEKNTDTGAWLRNFARELPEADVRVWEPGDTAPADYAVVWRAPRELFAHRPDLKAVFNLGAGVDAILDAERKEPGTLPRNAMLVRLEDSGMARQMVEYASYAVLRYMRRLDEYEALQREGRWEKLTQHARRDFTVGVLGLGVLGGEVARGLLALGVPVRGFSRTPKTIEGVDVYAGPERFDAFLDGAKMLINLLPHTPDTEGVLNARTFGRLAHGAYLVNVARGAHLVDDDLIAALDSGQLAAAMLDVFHTEPLPQAHPFWQHPRVSVTPHVSAETLREESVVQIAAKIRALARGEAISGIVDIARGY
- a CDS encoding VOC family protein is translated as MSDLPDESADRFQHADHSRTQRTLQPFHLAFPVTSLEFARAFYGELLGCPEGRSSPDWVDFDFFGHQLVAHLSPDEARPAAKNDVDGDAVPVRHFGVVLSMSDWHALAERLQGVGTKFIIEPHVRFKGEVGEQATMFFLDPCGNALEFKAFNDIGQLFAK